A region from the Mucilaginibacter sp. CSA2-8R genome encodes:
- a CDS encoding ABC transporter ATP-binding protein — translation MRSLAYLNKYFYKYRWHLIPGILFVVISNVFGVLPAQVIRVAFNLVSENIQIYHLYTGFERQQVIYQIFGSSLLLFGALVFVLALLRGLFLFFMRQTIILMSRHIEYDLKNEIYAHYQKLSLAFYRRHNTGDLMNRVTEDVSRVRMYLGPGIMYAINTVVLFILTVYAMLSVNGRLTFFSLLPMPVLVFSIYYVNNIIEHRSEKIQERLSALSSFVQENISGIRVIKSYVREGFVNERFSAESEQYNHHSMELTRVQALFFPMMLLLVGLSNVLIVYIGGVEVMKGNITSGNIAEFVVYLGQLTFPVMSLGWVSSLIQRAAASQKRINEFLHQEPEIISPDVPPKKVEGQIVFDNVSFTYPDTGIEALKNISFTVNPGELVAVIGRTGSGKSTLANLLMRMYDVTGGEIRIDYTPLKNLNLESYRSQIGFVPQEVFLFSDTIANNIAFSADQLDMPAVEQAAKDAAVYHNIMELDQQFNTLIGERGVTLSGGQKQRVSIARAIIKQPQILVFDDCLSAVDTRTEEEILGNLGHIMKDKTSIIIAHRISTIRSADKILVMDEGRIAEYGNHQELMQQKGIYFDLYEKQLLEEESPITPQS, via the coding sequence ATGAGAAGTCTTGCATATCTCAATAAATATTTTTACAAATATCGCTGGCATTTAATACCGGGTATTCTGTTCGTGGTTATTTCAAACGTGTTTGGGGTGCTGCCAGCGCAGGTTATTCGTGTGGCTTTTAATTTGGTGTCAGAAAATATCCAGATTTATCACTTGTACACCGGCTTTGAGCGGCAACAGGTTATTTACCAGATATTTGGGTCGAGCCTGTTATTGTTTGGGGCATTAGTATTTGTGCTGGCCTTGCTTAGGGGATTATTTTTATTCTTTATGCGGCAAACCATCATTTTAATGTCCAGGCATATTGAGTATGATCTTAAAAATGAGATTTATGCACATTACCAAAAGCTTTCGCTGGCTTTTTACCGCCGGCATAATACGGGTGATTTGATGAACCGGGTAACCGAGGATGTGAGTAGGGTACGTATGTATTTAGGTCCCGGTATTATGTACGCTATTAATACCGTTGTGCTGTTTATTTTAACCGTGTATGCCATGCTGAGCGTGAACGGAAGACTTACCTTTTTTTCGTTACTGCCTATGCCGGTGCTGGTGTTTAGCATTTACTATGTAAACAATATCATTGAGCACCGCAGTGAGAAGATACAAGAGCGGTTGTCAGCGCTCTCCAGCTTTGTACAAGAGAATATATCGGGTATAAGGGTAATCAAGTCATATGTTAGAGAGGGCTTTGTAAACGAGCGTTTTTCTGCAGAGAGTGAACAATATAATCACCACTCGATGGAGCTTACCCGTGTGCAGGCATTGTTTTTTCCGATGATGCTATTGCTGGTGGGATTGAGTAACGTACTGATTGTATACATAGGTGGCGTGGAGGTGATGAAAGGCAATATCACCTCGGGCAATATTGCCGAGTTTGTAGTATACCTAGGGCAGCTTACCTTCCCGGTAATGAGTTTAGGCTGGGTATCATCGCTTATTCAGCGGGCCGCGGCATCGCAAAAACGTATCAACGAGTTTTTACACCAGGAGCCCGAGATTATATCACCGGATGTGCCGCCTAAGAAGGTTGAAGGGCAAATTGTGTTTGATAACGTAAGTTTCACTTACCCGGATACCGGCATAGAGGCATTGAAAAATATTTCGTTTACGGTAAACCCCGGCGAGTTAGTGGCTGTGATTGGCCGTACAGGTTCGGGTAAATCAACCCTGGCAAATTTACTGATGCGGATGTATGATGTTACAGGCGGCGAGATACGTATTGATTATACACCACTCAAAAATTTAAACCTGGAAAGCTACCGGTCGCAGATTGGTTTTGTGCCGCAGGAAGTTTTTTTGTTTTCTGATACCATAGCCAACAATATTGCTTTTAGCGCAGACCAACTGGACATGCCTGCTGTAGAGCAAGCCGCCAAAGATGCGGCTGTTTACCATAATATTATGGAGTTGGATCAGCAATTCAACACGCTGATTGGTGAGCGTGGTGTAACCTTGTCGGGCGGGCAAAAGCAAAGGGTGAGTATTGCCAGGGCTATCATCAAGCAACCGCAGATTCTGGTTTTTGATGATTGTTTATCAGCTGTTGATACCCGCACCGAAGAAGAAATTTTAGGAAACTTAGGGCACATTATGAAAGACAAAACCAGCATTATCATTGCCCATCGTATATCCACTATACGCAGTGCAGATAAAATATTGGTGATGGATGAGGGGCGAATTGCGGAGTACGGCAATCACCAGGAATTAATGCAGCAAAAAGGTATCTATTTTGATTTATACGAGAAACAACTGTTGGAAGAAGAAAGCCCAATCACTCCTCAAAGTTAA
- a CDS encoding DUF1573 domain-containing protein — translation MIKIISAGLCMVIALAACNQTTQKTDIGSNTAAAPVDSVNAPVMKFETEAHDFGKIKQGDKVTYLYKYTNTGKSPLIIKEAYATCGCTTPEVSKEPIQPGQASTVKVTFNSAGKSGLQDKLITVVANTVPGENRVHLTGEVTTDDKAKK, via the coding sequence ATGATAAAAATTATTTCTGCAGGTTTATGTATGGTCATAGCATTGGCCGCCTGCAACCAAACCACTCAAAAAACAGATATAGGCAGCAATACTGCAGCCGCACCGGTTGACAGCGTTAATGCCCCGGTAATGAAGTTTGAAACCGAGGCACACGACTTTGGTAAAATTAAACAAGGCGACAAAGTGACTTACCTGTACAAGTACACCAACACCGGTAAGTCGCCGTTAATAATAAAAGAAGCTTACGCTACCTGCGGCTGTACCACGCCCGAAGTATCTAAAGAGCCTATACAGCCCGGACAGGCCAGCACGGTAAAAGTAACCTTTAACAGCGCGGGCAAAAGTGGTTTGCAAGACAAATTAATTACTGTCGTAGCCAATACCGTTCCGGGCGAAAACAGGGTGCATTTAACCGGCGAAGTTACTACCGACGATAAAGCAAAAAAATAA
- the nusB gene encoding transcription antitermination factor NusB gives MLNRRHLRVKVLQALYAYHQTEPKDVSQHEKLLLQNIDKVYEMYIWMLSLIDEVIQYASNDAAERANKHLPTAEDLNPNLKILENRFIASLHVNKEYIAALKKYKVSWDFEPELSKTLFITLKNSDEYRAYLQKTDDTLQTDKDIIKFIFKKVILKSSVAEQVFEDMFISWPVDKDVLQAMIAKTFKNFSFDNPQQNKLAEVTGNWTEDRDFIVDLFRQTVRYNAEYQDMIAQKTQNWEPERIAMMDTLLMKMAITEFINFASVPVKVTINEYLEIAKELSTPKSNSFINGILDKILFELKEQNRIRKSGRGLIE, from the coding sequence ATGTTAAACAGAAGGCACCTCCGGGTTAAAGTATTACAGGCTTTATACGCATACCACCAAACCGAACCGAAAGATGTAAGCCAGCACGAAAAACTACTGCTGCAAAACATTGACAAGGTATATGAAATGTACATTTGGATGCTTTCGCTTATTGACGAGGTAATTCAATACGCCAGCAATGACGCTGCCGAAAGAGCAAACAAACACCTGCCAACGGCCGAAGATTTAAATCCCAATCTTAAAATTCTCGAAAATCGTTTTATCGCGTCACTGCACGTTAATAAAGAATATATTGCTGCTTTAAAGAAGTACAAAGTATCATGGGATTTTGAGCCCGAGCTTTCTAAAACTTTATTTATCACGCTAAAAAACTCCGATGAGTACAGAGCATACCTGCAAAAAACAGATGATACCCTACAAACTGATAAAGACATTATTAAATTCATCTTTAAAAAAGTAATCTTAAAATCGTCGGTTGCTGAGCAGGTTTTTGAAGATATGTTTATATCGTGGCCGGTTGACAAGGATGTTTTACAGGCAATGATTGCCAAAACCTTTAAAAACTTCTCTTTCGACAATCCGCAGCAAAATAAACTGGCAGAAGTTACCGGCAACTGGACAGAAGACCGTGATTTTATTGTAGACCTGTTTAGGCAAACGGTAAGATATAATGCAGAGTATCAGGATATGATTGCGCAAAAAACGCAAAATTGGGAACCTGAACGTATTGCTATGATGGATACCCTGCTGATGAAAATGGCCATTACTGAGTTTATTAACTTCGCATCGGTACCGGTTAAGGTTACTATTAACGAGTATCTGGAGATTGCAAAAGAATTAAGTACTCCGAAAAGTAACTCGTTTATTAACGGTATCTTAGATAAGATTTTATTTGAACTAAAAGAACAAAACAGGATCCGGAAATCGGGCCGTGGATTAATAGAATAA
- a CDS encoding FAD-binding and (Fe-S)-binding domain-containing protein, whose amino-acid sequence MDIPKLLEQILPRERVKSKLLDLVASASDAGFYYLRPKAVVLPNTEDEIKKLFQFSRQHQIPLVFRTAGTSLSGQSVTDGILVDLSQHWRKISIENNAEVVRVQPGAIGAVVNTYLKKYGKKIGPDPASINSAMMGGIISNNSSGMCCGVSKNSYHTVKHLRFILPNGSAYNTEEQSDYARFVHEQTELAQTLADIRMQLMEDTQLHDLIRYKYQTKNTVGYAVNAFIDFEQPLDIMAHLLVGAEGTLGFIAEAVMHTVPDYKAKSTAMLYFPDIFSACQAIVPLTQSGAEAVELMDRASLRSIENVKGMPAIIKELPESAAALLVEYQADTTEEVDAKIAQFTAIASSLAMLNDAKFSTDPVEQALLWKVRKGMFPAVGAVRASGTTVILEDIAFPVANLGDAILDLHQLFKQFDYANAIIFGHAKDGNIHFVVTQAFDTPAEIDRYDRFIKAVVDLVVAKYNGTLKAEHGTGRNMAPFVETEWGPEIYAVMKAVKAQVDPVNLLNPGVIINHDKAAHIRNLKDLPQVEQEVDRCMECGFCEHKCPSRDITLTPRKRIVVRREIKKLKQHGHAKQHAELVQQYQYQGLDTCAVDGLCATACPVDINTGDLVKRLRVESHSFTANSVAMFTARHFKAVSVVVKLALRAGVLMNTIFGKKTMYKLTAAIKKVIPAFPLWSNQLAVAPALPKPDKLVSSDVKVVYFPACINRVMGETDKNSKPVTQTFIDVSGRAGIEVLFPQGLSNQCCGQIYSSKGFTDSHAYMVNATISQLWETTQQGKYPLVLDISSCTQTLRNCRGKLTDENKAKYDGLTVLDSIEYIQQYVMPKAEVKAKKGNIVLHPVCSLSKMGLENAFSVVAGHYAEKVTVPVHAGCCGMAGDRGFLFPELTRAATRLEAHDANQEVCSGYYSSSKTCEIALSDAVGQNYQSILRLVDECTAP is encoded by the coding sequence ATGGATATCCCCAAATTATTAGAACAAATACTTCCCCGCGAAAGGGTAAAATCAAAGTTGCTAGATCTGGTTGCGTCAGCCTCTGATGCCGGATTCTATTACCTCCGACCTAAAGCGGTAGTGCTGCCCAACACTGAGGATGAGATCAAAAAGCTATTCCAATTTTCGAGGCAACACCAGATACCGCTGGTTTTTCGTACAGCGGGTACCAGTTTGTCTGGCCAGTCGGTAACAGATGGAATATTGGTGGATTTAAGCCAGCACTGGCGTAAAATAAGCATTGAAAATAATGCCGAAGTGGTACGGGTGCAACCTGGGGCTATTGGTGCTGTGGTAAACACTTACTTAAAAAAATACGGCAAAAAAATAGGTCCTGATCCGGCAAGTATTAACTCAGCCATGATGGGAGGTATTATCTCTAACAACTCAAGTGGTATGTGCTGCGGGGTAAGCAAAAACTCTTACCATACGGTTAAACACCTGCGTTTTATATTACCCAATGGCTCGGCTTATAACACCGAAGAGCAAAGTGATTACGCACGTTTTGTACACGAACAAACTGAATTAGCGCAAACATTGGCAGATATCAGGATGCAGTTGATGGAAGATACTCAATTGCATGACCTGATCCGTTATAAATATCAAACTAAAAATACGGTTGGCTACGCTGTAAATGCTTTTATCGATTTTGAGCAGCCTTTAGATATCATGGCCCACCTGTTGGTTGGGGCTGAGGGTACGCTGGGCTTTATTGCCGAGGCGGTAATGCATACCGTTCCCGACTATAAGGCTAAGTCAACAGCTATGCTGTACTTCCCGGATATATTTTCGGCCTGCCAGGCTATTGTGCCGCTAACACAATCGGGTGCCGAGGCGGTGGAGCTAATGGACAGGGCATCTTTACGCTCAATCGAAAATGTAAAGGGTATGCCCGCCATCATCAAAGAATTACCTGAAAGTGCCGCTGCATTACTGGTAGAATACCAGGCAGACACTACCGAAGAAGTAGATGCGAAAATTGCGCAGTTTACTGCTATAGCCTCGAGCTTGGCTATGCTGAACGATGCAAAGTTTAGTACTGACCCTGTTGAGCAGGCCTTGCTGTGGAAGGTGCGTAAAGGTATGTTCCCGGCTGTAGGCGCGGTAAGGGCAAGCGGGACTACCGTTATTTTAGAGGATATCGCTTTCCCGGTAGCTAATTTGGGTGATGCCATACTGGATTTGCATCAGCTTTTTAAGCAATTTGATTATGCTAATGCCATTATTTTTGGCCATGCTAAAGATGGTAACATCCATTTTGTAGTAACCCAGGCGTTTGATACGCCTGCAGAAATAGATAGGTACGACCGCTTTATTAAAGCCGTGGTTGACCTAGTAGTCGCTAAATACAACGGCACGCTAAAAGCCGAGCACGGTACCGGCCGAAATATGGCGCCTTTTGTAGAAACAGAATGGGGGCCGGAGATTTACGCCGTGATGAAAGCCGTTAAAGCACAGGTAGACCCTGTAAATCTGCTTAACCCCGGCGTAATTATTAACCACGACAAGGCAGCACATATCCGTAATCTGAAAGATTTACCGCAGGTAGAACAGGAGGTAGACCGTTGTATGGAATGCGGTTTTTGCGAGCACAAATGCCCGAGCCGTGATATTACCTTAACCCCACGCAAACGTATTGTAGTACGGCGCGAAATTAAAAAGTTAAAGCAGCACGGCCATGCCAAACAACATGCCGAACTGGTGCAGCAATACCAGTATCAAGGTTTGGACACCTGTGCGGTAGATGGCCTATGTGCCACTGCCTGCCCTGTGGATATTAACACCGGCGATTTAGTAAAGCGGCTACGGGTAGAGAGCCATTCATTCACAGCCAACAGCGTTGCTATGTTTACCGCCCGTCATTTTAAAGCGGTATCGGTGGTTGTGAAACTGGCTTTACGTGCCGGAGTGCTCATGAATACCATTTTTGGTAAAAAGACCATGTATAAACTGACGGCGGCTATCAAAAAGGTTATTCCGGCATTTCCCCTATGGTCAAATCAACTGGCTGTTGCTCCGGCTTTGCCTAAACCGGATAAGCTTGTAAGCAGCGATGTTAAAGTGGTTTACTTTCCGGCCTGTATTAACCGGGTAATGGGCGAAACAGACAAAAACAGTAAGCCGGTTACCCAGACTTTTATTGATGTATCGGGTCGAGCAGGCATTGAGGTTTTATTTCCGCAAGGGCTAAGCAACCAGTGTTGCGGGCAAATTTATTCTTCGAAAGGTTTTACCGATTCGCATGCCTATATGGTGAATGCTACTATTAGCCAGCTGTGGGAAACCACGCAGCAGGGAAAATACCCTTTAGTGCTCGACATTAGTTCTTGTACACAAACTTTACGCAATTGCCGGGGCAAGCTTACTGATGAAAATAAGGCAAAGTATGATGGCTTGACTGTTTTAGATAGCATTGAATATATTCAACAGTACGTTATGCCCAAGGCGGAAGTGAAAGCCAAGAAGGGGAATATCGTACTTCACCCGGTATGCTCATTGAGTAAAATGGGTTTGGAAAATGCATTTTCGGTAGTGGCCGGGCATTACGCTGAAAAAGTGACGGTGCCGGTACACGCAGGCTGCTGTGGTATGGCAGGCGACCGTGGCTTTCTGTTTCCGGAACTAACTCGTGCCGCCACCCGACTGGAAGCCCATGATGCCAACCAGGAAGTGTGCAGCGGCTATTATTCATCATCCAAAACCTGCGAAATTGCTTTGTCGGATGCAGTCGGCCAAAACTACCAGTCGATATTAAGGTTGGTAGACGAATGTACCGCGCCGTAA
- a CDS encoding acyl-CoA thioesterase gives MDDYKTVKQSQTTLTELMIPSYSNFGGKVHGGVILGLMDKVAYACAAKHAGNYCVTVSIDTVNFLAPVEVGELVSLLASVNYVGNSSMVIGIRVQTENVRTQQVKHTNSSYFTMVAMGEDHQPAKVPALILQTPTEVKRFYEAYHRRELIKYYNQEQNRIKNDNELEEAIKIISQERCKIEL, from the coding sequence ATGGACGATTACAAAACGGTAAAACAATCACAAACTACGCTAACTGAATTAATGATACCGTCGTACTCTAACTTTGGCGGTAAGGTACATGGCGGTGTTATTTTAGGTTTGATGGATAAAGTAGCTTATGCCTGCGCAGCTAAACATGCCGGCAACTACTGTGTAACCGTATCTATTGACACGGTTAACTTTTTGGCACCGGTAGAAGTTGGAGAACTTGTTTCGCTGCTGGCTTCTGTTAATTATGTGGGTAATTCATCTATGGTTATCGGCATCAGGGTACAAACCGAAAATGTGCGCACGCAGCAGGTTAAACACACTAACTCAAGTTACTTCACCATGGTGGCTATGGGCGAAGACCATCAGCCGGCAAAAGTACCTGCATTAATTTTACAAACACCAACCGAAGTTAAACGCTTTTACGAAGCCTACCATCGCCGCGAACTGATTAAGTATTACAACCAAGAACAGAATCGTATTAAAAACGACAACGAGTTGGAAGAAGCCATCAAAATCATCAGCCAGGAGCGTTGCAAAATTGAATTGTAG